GAGACTTTCATCGGGATGCCCAGGAGTTCCAGCTCACCCTCGACCTTCGCGTCCAGGTCCGAGGTGCGCTGCCACGTCTGGTCGAGAATCCAGGCGACGATGGACGGGTGCACGCCGTAGCGGTACACCGCGAAGCTCGCCACCGCCAGGATGATCAAGATGACCAGCAGCACTGCAAGGAACTTGCGCATGGTGCGCTACTCCTTCCCGCTTCCCCCATCTGCGGCCTGTCCCGGGCGCAAGGCGAACCAGGCGGAAATCGCGGCGATCAGGGCCAGCGTGGCGCCCAGGAGGAAAGCCGCCTCGCCCGATTCAAGGCGGTCCCATATCTGGCCGCCGACCACCCCGGCGATGAGCAGCCCGCCGCCTTCGACCGCGTGGAAGATGCCCATCCCGGTGCCCCGTCTGCCTTCGGGGATCAGTCCTGCAGCGGTTGCCCGGGTGCAGGCACCCGTCGCCCCCAGTTGGATGCCGTACAGCGTGAACCACACAAACATGGTCGCCGGTGTTGCCAGCAGCGCCATACCCAGGCACGGCAACACCTGGGCGAGATAGCTCAGGGGCTGGGCGCGGCGCGCGCCGATGCGGTCCAGCAGTCGCCCCGCGGGAAATGCGGCCAGCGCGTAAACCACATTGTGGAACAGGTACAGACCGGGCAGCCAACCCTCGTCGAAACCCACGTCCTTGGCGCGCAGCATGAAGAACGCATACGAGAAGTTACCCGCAGAGAAGATCCCGTGAGCCACCAGAAAGCCGGTCCAAGAGCCCGCGAGACGCTCAACAGGCTTCTTCGCAGAGGCATCGCTCTTCGGTTTTGGGGGCACCTCCCGCACACCCACCACAAGCGCTGCCACCGCGAGGACACCCGCGATAGTCGCCAGCAGGAAGATGGTGCGGTAATCCAGCCCGAAGATCTTGAGCAGCAGGAGCGCGAGGGTAGTGCCCACGATGGCACCGGCGGTGTCCATGGCCCGGTGGAAGCCGTACGCGCGCCCACGGTGTTCGGGAGCCACCGAATCCGCCAGCAGGGCATCGCGCGCCGAGGTGCGGATGCCTTTGCCGATGCGGTCGGCAATTCGCACCGCAAGCACGTGCATGCCCCGGGAAGCCACTGTCAGCAGAGGCTTGACTGCGGTTGACAGCGCATAGCCCGCGATCACCACCGGCTTGCGCTTGCCTGTCTTGTCAGACAGCCAGCCGGAGGCGATCTTCAAGAGACTCGCGCCGGCCTCCGCGATTCCCTCGATGGCCCCGATGGCCGACATGCTCAGCCCAAGCACCGAGGCCATGAATTGGGGCAGCAGCGCGAGGATAGCTTCGCTGTGAATGTCCGTCAGGAAGCTGACGATGCCCAGCGCAATGACATTCCGCCCGCGCCAGGTGGTGGATTGGTTCTGGTCGGGATCGGTCGTGCGGTCATCCCTCCTGCCTGTGGCTCCGGAGCGGCCGGGCATCAGTCCAGCAGATCCAACGACACGCTATCGAAAGCAACCACTGTGTTCCCTGCAGCATTTTCCCAGCGGCGGGCCGACAGGCAGATGCCTCCGGCTGCAACCGGGGACACGCCCAGATAGTCCTGGTCCTCCGCCTCCAGCAGTCGATTGCCGTCCATGTCCACCGCGATGCGGTTGCCTTGCACGGTGATGGTCGCCGTGTGCCAGGCACTATCTCCCGCCCAATCGGCCCGGGCAAGCCAACTGAAATCATTGCTGGTCTTTCCATCGGCGGCCTTGTTCAGGATCGCTGCCTTGCGGCTCAGATTGAGTGAGTAACAGTTGCCCACGTCGGAATACCGGAAGCCGATCCAGACTCCGTCCCGGTGATCGCCGCCATACTCCCGCACCTGGAAGCGCACGGTGACGCGGTAGTCCTTCCAGGTATCGTCGCCCGTGACGATTCCCGTGGGCAGGAAGCCGCCGGTTCCGGAATTCCTCCCGATAAGCTCTCCGCCCGCAACCTGCCACTCCCCCGCGAGGGGCGCCCAGGTCGGCACTGGTGCGGCGCCTTCCGCGTAGCCGTCGAAGCTCTCCCGGAAGGGGTTGCCGCCGAAGGTTAGCCACCCGAAGCGTCCCGGGTTGTGGAAGGTGTCCGTCACCGACCATGCACTGAACTGGGGCGCGGGCAGGCTCCTGCTCCGGTCGATGCGCAGCAGTTGCACGCGCCACCGGTCTCCGATGCGCGGCATCGCGCCGGCGTCCACGAAGTTGTTGAGCGGGATCGCGGCTTCTGCAGTCCAGGCGGTATCGGTGTCGTCGCGATTGTCCAGCGTCCCATCCACGTTCACCGCCGACACCATGCCCTGCGCATTCCACTTGCGTGCGCCCTCAACGTCTTGGGGCGCACCCTCGAGGGATTTTGGGATATTCAAGTCCACCACGGTGTTCAGCGGGCTGATTTCGATCTCCCGGTACTGCTCGCCGTCACCGTCGGCATCCACGTAGACCTCGACAACCTCACCCTCCCACAGGTTCCCGTCGCGCTCGCGGATTGCGGACCACACATCGGGGTCCTGGCAGCGCCAGGCCACGTACAGGTTCTCATCATCCCACGCCAGCTTTGCTTCGGTGCGCAGGTCCTTCCCGTCGGCGCGGTTGGGATCGAACCGGGTGAAGGCCTCGGTGGCCGGGGCTTGCCGCCAGATCTCGTCATCCAGCTTGCCGTCGATCACCGGCGCAGTCCCGGCCCGCATGCAGGTGTACTCTCCCACCGGTGGCAGCGTGTTGGTGAGCAGGTAGCGGAACAGGTCGGCAATCATCACATGCTCCAGCCCGGTGGCCTGCCGGAAGGTGTGCCACAGGTAGACAACCCGCGCGCCGGCAAGGTCGCCCTCCCTGTAGTCGATCATCGCGGCCGCCTCACCGTAGCTCTTGCCCTCCTGGTCCTTGAGGGTCACCAGTGGGGTGTATAGGTCAGTCTCTCCAACCACATCGAAGATTGGCCGCCAGCGCGGGTCGCCCTGCTCGGGCCAGGGGATGGTCGCGGGAAGGCTCGTGAACACCTTCTGGTCGGGGTTGGTGTGGAAGGTGAGTTTCAGGCCCTCGGGCACTGTCTCCCAGCCTGTGTAGGGTGCGACATCCAGGGTGTCCAGCCGGTCATGGGCGCCGCTTCCGGAGATGGGCAGGCCGAACTTCGGGGCTGCCACCACCGGCTTTTCCAGTTCGTTGTAGTAGAAGGGGAAAGGTCCGCCGGCCAGCGAGACCAGCGTCCCCCCGGCCTGCATCCACCGAATGAGCGCCTCCTCCGCGTCCCCCTCCTTATTGACCGTCTGGTAGAAGACTTCCCCCGCAAGATACAGGACGATCCAGATGCGTCGGGTGTTGAACGCCTTGGGATTCACCAGGTCCTGTGGTTTCAGGAAGACCAGACTCGGCCCCAGCCCCGCTTCGGTGAGCATTCTGACGATCGGGTGTGCGCGAAGATTAGGCTGTTTGGGGATGGGCAGGATGCCAATGTGCCCCTCGAAGGGCTTGAACAAGGGCGCCAGTTCCGCCATCGCCTTCACCAGGCGCTTGTGCTCCGCCATCTTCTCCTGCTCCGCACCGATCGCCGCCAGTGTCTCGGCCAGCGCCGCGTCCGACTTGTCGCTCCAGGTAACCGCGAAGATCTTGCAGCCCGTAGGGGCGATGGAGATGATGGGCTTGCCGTCGTTGGGAACCATGACCAGATCGAGGTGCCACTGCATCACAGGCGGCCAGCCCTTGACCACCGGGATTGCGCCGGACAGATCCACCTTTTCCCTCTCGCGCTCGTCGCGGTAGAGGGTGATGCGCGAGCGCTCCTCGATATCGCCCACGAGAAGGAAAAGCTTGCGGGGGCTCATGCCGAAGGCGATGCCCTGGCGCGGAACGCACACTTTGTTGCCGGTGAGTTCCGGGTCCAGCAGAAGGAAGGGCACGCCGTAGATAGTCTTCCAGCCGGGTTCGTAGCCCGCCATGGACTTCACGTCATACCAGTCGCGCTCAATGCCCTCGAAAGCCCCGCGCGCCAGGTTGAGCACCCCGAACCCGTCGCGCTCGATAATGCCCTCGTCATCCGGTCCGGGCATCTCTCGCTTTTTCATGATCTCGCATGCCAGCGATTCCACGCCCGACTTTGCCTCTCCCACCGTGACCACGTCGCCCAGTTTCAGCCCCCGCAGGGTGAGCGTCGAAGGGTCGGCGGGATAACGGATGATGCGGTCCTCACCGAGGGTCACTGTCTCGTTCCGGGTCACCTGTACCTGCTTGTCGTCAATGCGCAGGAACGGGAAGGTTACGGTAACATCGAAGACGCGCTCCGGGTCGGCATCAAGGCCCCCCGGAACGAGCTCGAAGGAGAAGTTGGCGTCGCCGAAGTAGCGGTAGTCTCTGATGTCTGTGTGGCGGCCGTCGCGGTTGAAGCACATGGCCGCCTTTTCGCCGCAGACCACCCGGGCTTTCGCGGCGCCAAGGGGCCAGATCAGCCGCTCGAAGCCCCCCCACAGCCCGCCGAAGCTGCCGCGCACTCCTTTGCCCTGGGCGCATTCATCGAAAAGGCCGAACCTTTCCGTGAACTCGCCTCCGTATGCCTGGACCGATTCGAACCACTGGTCCTGGAACATCTCGTGGTAACGTTCCAGCATCCCCCGCAGATAGTGTCCCATGATGGGATCGCCGAAGGTCACATACTCGTACAGCATGGCGACGTTGTAGCACCAGATTTCATTGGCGCACGCGCAGCCGAGCCAGTTGAGGCCCGCGTTGGGCTCCATGAAGAAAGAGGAATCCAGGGCGTCCATCTGGTCGTTGTCGCTGGGCCAGATGGCGAGATAGCGGTAAGTCATGCTCTTTGCAAGCTTCAGGGCCAGGGCCGCCAGTTCTTCGTGTCCGGGCACGTCGCGGAAGTGGAAGTAGTACTTGAGGCAGAAGGTGACTGCCGGCGTCGCGCTCCAGGCGAATTGCGCCGCGGGCACGTCCGGGTAACAGTTGCGGGTATACAGTATCTGCTTGGTCCACCGCAGCACCCCATCCACATAGGGCACCATGTCCGCGGCGCCGTCGGGGTCATTGCGGACGTAGTCCAGCAGAGCATTGCCGGAGGCCCAATTGTTCACGTGGCGCATGGTTTCCACGCCGGGTCCGAAGAAATCCGCGCCGCCGCCGTCGAGGGGCGTCTGCCAGCCGAAGCAGAGGTCCTCCCAGACCTGGACCCACATCCCCAGCTTTACAAGCTCCCGGCACTGCTCGCCCAGCCTGCGGATGTTCTCCTCGCTGCCGGTGTCGTAGTAGTAGTCCACCGGACTGAAGTAGCCGACGCCACCCGCGATGTTCACATTCGGCGCCCACCAGCGTTCGCCGTCGTCGCCGGTGTTGTGGACGAAAGGCCCCAGGTCTCCGGGCGCGTCAATGCCCGACAGCCGGTACGGATCAGGCAGCCAGGACAGGTCGCTCATGGCCTCCACGCCGGGCAGCAGGTCCGCGTAGTCCCGCCACATGAGCCTGTGGACGAACTCGTTGGGGTCGTCGTCAGGGCCCATGTCTTGCGACCAGAGAATGCGGAAGTGGGTGCCGATCGTCTCCGGCAGTTTCTCGGGATAGCGCAGGTTGATGTAGCCTTTGCCGAATGGCCAGGTGAGGCAGACGAACTGCTCGCTGTCCATGAAGCTTCGGCAGTAGGCGGTTCCGAAGCGCTTTTCGCTGTTGTCCGTGAGGCGCGCGTGGCTAAAGTCGTATCCGACATAGCGCCGTTTCTGCGCATTCCACAGACCAGCAATGGGCGTCGGGTATGCGCCAATTGGAGGGGCGTAGGTCCATTCGCGGGACCAGCTGCTCACCACCTGCCGCCCGAAACCCTCGGCCTGCATCTGTATGTAGTCGTCGATGACCGGGGTCCCGATCATCCAGCCGCGCTGGTGGAAAACCTCGGCACCGGGGAGCGAGCAGACGAGAAAATGGAAGGGCGCTGGTTCGAAGGCCTGCTCCCAGGCTGTCTGGTCGAAGCTGCGCAGGTCCAGGCTGAAGCGGACTTCGGGATAGGGCGTGCCCGGCAGGACGCGCACTTCAATGAAGGATGCGGGGCCGAGAGTGGGCGTCGGTGGACAAGCCAGCCCGGTAAAGCGCAGGACATTTCCGGAGGCTCTCGCCTGGCGCGCAGTGAAGTTGCTGCTGCTGCCGAACTGAACCGCGGCCACGACATTGTCTCCGGCTCGGACTTCAAAGCCGGTGTATGGCGCTTCGCCCACCGCCGATACGGTGACCAGATCATTGCCGACGGACTGGGCGCAGGCATGCAGACACGGCATGACCAGCAGAGTCGCCGCCAGTGCAGTTCGCATTGGTCAGGGACCTCCAGCGAGAATGTGCGAGGTACAAGGACCAATTCTGCGCGCGGGTGCGTGGTCCCTCCGTGGCGGCGGTGGGAAGTGAGAGGAGGGGGAAGGCCGATGTCGTTCGGATGGGCCGCATGGGGGGAGCGCGTCGCTGTGCCCCGTGATCTGTCCGGCCCGGCCGCAGGTCTCAGCCGCATGGGGCGGGCGAGATGCCCGGCCAGGGCCGTTGCACCTGACTGCCTGGCGGCTGCTGCTGCCTAACTGTCCAGTCCCAGCGACTGCTGACCTCCGTTGGGAGGTGGCGGTGGCTGGCGGTCGATCCCCAGGTGCTCGTAGGCCCGGTATCCGGCCTGTCTGCCCCGTGATGTCCGCAGGAGGAAGCCGATCTTCAGCAAATACGGTTCCACGACGTCCTCCAGCGTGCCTTCGTCCTGGGAAATCGTGGCAGCAATCGCACCCAACCCCACCGGGCCGCCGTCGTAGATCTCGATGATCGCGCGCAGGTACTTGCGGTCGAGCTCGTCGAGGCCGAGTTCGTCTACCTGCATCTTGCTCAGCGCTTCGGCCGCAAGCTCGCCAGTGATAACCCCGTCGGCCATGATCTGGGCGTAGTCCCGGACCCGGCGCAGGAGACGGTTCACGACGCGTGCGGTTCCTCGGGATCGTTCCGCGAGTACTCTCGCGCCCTCGGGCTCCACGGGAATCTGCCAGATGCGCGCGGCCCGGGTGACAATCTTCTCAAGTTGCTCCACCGTGTAGAAGTCAAGATGCTGCAGGATACCGAAACGCTCCCGCAAGGGGTCGGTGAGCAGGCCCGCCCGGGTTGTGGCGCCGATAAGCGTGAAGGGCTCCAGGGTGAGCGGGATGGTCTTCGCATACGGCCCGCTGTCGACCACGAAGTCGATGCGGAAGTCTTCCATCGCGGGGTACAGGAACTCCTCCACCACCCGGGGCAGGCGGTGGATTTCGTCAATGAAGAACACATCGCCACGCCGCAGGTTCGTCAGCATCCCCACCAGGTCGCCGGGCCTTTCCAGCGCCGGGCCGCTGGTGCGGTGCATCTCGACACCCATTTCGTTGGCGATGATGTGGGCAAGGGTGGTCTTCCCGAGGCCAGGCGGCCCGTCAAACAGGATGTGCTCCAGTACATCGCCCCGTCCCCGGGCGGCACTCACGGCAATGCGCAACTGGTCGATGAGCTCTCGCTGTCCCACGTCATACTCGTCGAGAGTCTGGGGACGGACGTTGGCTTGCTCTTCCCTGTCGCGGCCGCGCTCCTGCCCGGTCACGATGCGCTGCCGTCCGGTGTCGTCGGACATAGTGATTACCCTGTTCCTTGCTCAGGCTGAGCCTGATGTTGATCGGTCAGCGATTGCGGAACACCCGGCGCAGGATCTCATCGGGGGAGTTCACGTCCGGGTTGTCCTCTCGCACACGGCGGATGGCCAGAATAGCGTCTGCCCGGCTGGTGCCAAGCTGGGTGAGAATCTCCAGAGCCGCCGCTTCGAAGTCCTCCAGGGGTCGCTCAGGCGCCTCGCCGGCACGCTGCAACTCTTCGGCGTCCACGAACTTCCCCAGCCGCCCCCCGAGTGTGGCGATGATGTCCTTTGCCTTCTGCGGCCCCACCCCCGGCAAGCTCTTGAGCATCTTGTGATCCTGCAGTTCAATGGCTCGGGCAATGGTGGCCACCGGCATGTTCATTGCCCGGAGCGCTGCTCGCGGGCCGATGCGCGGCACGTCCGTCAGGAGCTCGAAGAACTCCCGCTGGATGTCTGTTTCGAATCCCATGAGTACAGGCACAGACTTGGCGGGGTCGGTCTGGAAGTAGTAGAAGGTGGCGAGTTCGATTTCGCTCTCCAGCGGCCGGCCCTCGCAGGCGTCTCGGAGGAATGGGGGCACCAGGACCTCGTATGTCATCCCGCCCACTTCGATGAGCAGGCTCTCTTCCTCGAGCCCCACCAGGCGGCCACGAATGCGTCGGATCAAGGGCGTCGGCCTCCCTGTTGCGCCAGAGCCCGGGCGATGCCGTCGGGTAGCCCGTCCTGGCCGGAAACGCTTCTCATGGGAGAACAATGGCAAAGACAAAGCGCGAGAGCATCGGTAACATCATGGGGCTGCGGCGGCTCGTCCAGTCCCAGCAGCCGCGCCACCATGCGACCCATCTGCTCCTTGCTCGCGCGCCCGTGGCCGGTGAGAGAGCGCTTGACCATTGATGCCGCATAGTCCACTACCGCAAGCCCCCGGCGCGCACCAGCCAGGAGGATCACGCCCCGCGCGTGGCCCATGAGGATCGCGGTCTGCGGGTGGGCGTATTTCGAGTAGAGCTGCTCCACCACCATCACGTCAGGCCGGCAGTCGGCGAGAACAGCTTCAATGCCCTCGGCAATGGTAGCCACGCGCACCTCAAGGGACGATGAGGCGTCGGTGCGGATTACGCCGCCCTCGACCATGACGGTCCTGCCGCGCCAATGGTCAACCACGCCATAGCCAGTGCAATTGAGGCCGGGGTCCACGCCGAGAATCCGCATGGGGCGATTATAGCACGCAGCGGGAAGGGACGAAACTGGAGGACTGGCATCCGCGCCCTCGCGCGGCTTGCCAGCATGCACCTGCCACAGGTACAATGCAAGAATACAGTCCAGCGCCTGAAAGGCTGCATCCACCGGGCGCTGCCACCGAGACCCCGGGGGAAGCGCATGGGTTTCCGATCTGCAGTGCCTGCTTCCAGCTTCCTTTGGGCACTCGCGGCTTTCGCCGCCTGGGGCGCTGTAAGCGCAGCGGATGCCCGCGTTGAGCCAGACATCGTCGGAGCGGGAGAGCCGCTCTCCCCCGAGAGCGTGCGTCGCCAGCTCCTTTCGGCAGCAGTGCCCTATGAGCCCATGCCGCAGTGGGACGGCACTCCGGTCCTCAAGGCGCTGCTGGAGAAAGGCTGGGCGCTGGGAGCGCCGCTTGAGGCCACGTACCGCGAACTGTCAGGTCCACGCGGCATCGCATGTCGTGAAGTGCGTTTCAAGAGTCACGACTGGGGCGGCAAGCCTGTGCGCATTTTCGGGTACTATGCGTACCCGAAGAGCCGCAACGGTCGTGTCCCGGGCCTGCTCATGGTTCACGGCGGCGGAGGCTATGCGACGCTGGACCGGGCAACCGAGGCCGCCGCGCAAGGTTACGCGGCGCTGTCCATTGACTTGCCCGGCCGCGGGACGCTCCGTGAGGGCAAGTCCCGGTCGACGGGCCCGGCTATGACGGTGCACCAATTATTCACAGTAAAGCCTGATTTGCGCGATAATTACATTTACAATGCGGTGCTGGCACAGTTGCGTGCCGTATCCTTCCTGCGCACGCGCCCTGAAGTGGAGCCGAAACGCATTGGCCTCATCGGCGTGTCGTGGGGTGGCGCAACCGGGCTCATCACCACCAGCCTGGACAGGCGCATCACCTGCTTCGTGAACATCTATGGCGCAGGCCTGCTGTGGGATGGCTCGACGTGGCACGAGTACCTGCGCAAGCTGCCAGAGGGCGAGTTCCGGCTCTGGGAGGCCAACTTTGATCCATCCCGCTACGTGCCGGACATCCGGGTACCAGTCCTTGGTGTCACCGGCACCAATGACAACTGCTATTATCTGAACCGTTTTCTGCGTACTCTCAGAGCAATCAAGCCCGCACCGGACCTGGTGCTGCGGCCCAACCTGGATCACAAGATCGATGACAAGGCCCGTTCGTCATGTTTCCGCTGGCTGGGAGTGAAGCTGAAAGGCGACCATGCCAAGGCTCCGCCCCGGCTGGCCGCAATGAAGATCGAGGCCACAACGAAAGGCGCACGGGTGTCGGTTCAGGCGGGTGGTCAAGTTGCTGTCCGGGGCGCTGAAGTCTGCTACGGCCCGGTGGGTGACGTAGGCTGGACCAACCGCGAATGGCGAACCGTGAATGGCTCGCCAGACCGCTATGCGACCTGGTGGTCGGCGGATATCCCGCTTCCTACCCAGATCACGTACGTCTTCGCGAGCGTGCAGTTCGCCGACGGCTCGCTGCTGAGCACCCCGGTGCATTCGGTGGCAACGGCGGTTATTGACAGCAAGAAACTGGCGCTTGACGTGCCCTTCATGTACGACGGATCCTTCCTGGTAGAGGCCCATGCCCTGGCCGGTTTCATTGGTGGGGACGTGGAAGTGTCGCCCGATGGGGCGGTTCTGTTGTCTCGGGGAGACAGGCAGGCGCACCTGAACTCCCACCGCCTGGGCGATCTATGCTACGTTGGCCTGCGGGACGCCTGCGAGCAGCTTGGCGGCATCGTGGTTTTCCGCGACAACAAAGCGCAAGTTTCACTGCCGACACTTCACAATTCGCCGCGACCCGCCGGCACGCGGCCACCTGTAAATGAACTGAGCAGCGCCGGCGCATGATCGCCGGCAATCATCCGGAGGTGCGATCCATGCGGTTTGCCGTCATCGGACTCGGTATCGGGGAAGTCCATGCCCATGTCCTGTCAAAGATGCAGGACACCGAACTCGTGGGTGTGTGCGATCTGGACCCCCTCAGGGCATCGAGGGTAGCCGCGGATACGGGAACGCAAGGCTTTAGCAGCGTCGAAGACCTCCTCCAGATTGCGAAGCCAGAGGCGGTCTGCATCTGTACACCGCCCAAGACTCACCTGCCCATCGGCGCTGCTCTGGCCGAGGCCGGCATCCATGTTCTTTGCGAAAAGCCCATGGCCCCCAGCCCCGCCGAATGTCAGGGGCTCATCGACGTCTGCAAGAAGGCGG
The sequence above is drawn from the Armatimonadota bacterium genome and encodes:
- a CDS encoding MFS transporter, yielding MPGRSGATGRRDDRTTDPDQNQSTTWRGRNVIALGIVSFLTDIHSEAILALLPQFMASVLGLSMSAIGAIEGIAEAGASLLKIASGWLSDKTGKRKPVVIAGYALSTAVKPLLTVASRGMHVLAVRIADRIGKGIRTSARDALLADSVAPEHRGRAYGFHRAMDTAGAIVGTTLALLLLKIFGLDYRTIFLLATIAGVLAVAALVVGVREVPPKPKSDASAKKPVERLAGSWTGFLVAHGIFSAGNFSYAFFMLRAKDVGFDEGWLPGLYLFHNVVYALAAFPAGRLLDRIGARRAQPLSYLAQVLPCLGMALLATPATMFVWFTLYGIQLGATGACTRATAAGLIPEGRRGTGMGIFHAVEGGGLLIAGVVGGQIWDRLESGEAAFLLGATLALIAAISAWFALRPGQAADGGSGKE
- a CDS encoding carbohydrate-binding family 9-like protein, yielding MRTALAATLLVMPCLHACAQSVGNDLVTVSAVGEAPYTGFEVRAGDNVVAAVQFGSSSNFTARQARASGNVLRFTGLACPPTPTLGPASFIEVRVLPGTPYPEVRFSLDLRSFDQTAWEQAFEPAPFHFLVCSLPGAEVFHQRGWMIGTPVIDDYIQMQAEGFGRQVVSSWSREWTYAPPIGAYPTPIAGLWNAQKRRYVGYDFSHARLTDNSEKRFGTAYCRSFMDSEQFVCLTWPFGKGYINLRYPEKLPETIGTHFRILWSQDMGPDDDPNEFVHRLMWRDYADLLPGVEAMSDLSWLPDPYRLSGIDAPGDLGPFVHNTGDDGERWWAPNVNIAGGVGYFSPVDYYYDTGSEENIRRLGEQCRELVKLGMWVQVWEDLCFGWQTPLDGGGADFFGPGVETMRHVNNWASGNALLDYVRNDPDGAADMVPYVDGVLRWTKQILYTRNCYPDVPAAQFAWSATPAVTFCLKYYFHFRDVPGHEELAALALKLAKSMTYRYLAIWPSDNDQMDALDSSFFMEPNAGLNWLGCACANEIWCYNVAMLYEYVTFGDPIMGHYLRGMLERYHEMFQDQWFESVQAYGGEFTERFGLFDECAQGKGVRGSFGGLWGGFERLIWPLGAAKARVVCGEKAAMCFNRDGRHTDIRDYRYFGDANFSFELVPGGLDADPERVFDVTVTFPFLRIDDKQVQVTRNETVTLGEDRIIRYPADPSTLTLRGLKLGDVVTVGEAKSGVESLACEIMKKREMPGPDDEGIIERDGFGVLNLARGAFEGIERDWYDVKSMAGYEPGWKTIYGVPFLLLDPELTGNKVCVPRQGIAFGMSPRKLFLLVGDIEERSRITLYRDEREREKVDLSGAIPVVKGWPPVMQWHLDLVMVPNDGKPIISIAPTGCKIFAVTWSDKSDAALAETLAAIGAEQEKMAEHKRLVKAMAELAPLFKPFEGHIGILPIPKQPNLRAHPIVRMLTEAGLGPSLVFLKPQDLVNPKAFNTRRIWIVLYLAGEVFYQTVNKEGDAEEALIRWMQAGGTLVSLAGGPFPFYYNELEKPVVAAPKFGLPISGSGAHDRLDTLDVAPYTGWETVPEGLKLTFHTNPDQKVFTSLPATIPWPEQGDPRWRPIFDVVGETDLYTPLVTLKDQEGKSYGEAAAMIDYREGDLAGARVVYLWHTFRQATGLEHVMIADLFRYLLTNTLPPVGEYTCMRAGTAPVIDGKLDDEIWRQAPATEAFTRFDPNRADGKDLRTEAKLAWDDENLYVAWRCQDPDVWSAIRERDGNLWEGEVVEVYVDADGDGEQYREIEISPLNTVVDLNIPKSLEGAPQDVEGARKWNAQGMVSAVNVDGTLDNRDDTDTAWTAEAAIPLNNFVDAGAMPRIGDRWRVQLLRIDRSRSLPAPQFSAWSVTDTFHNPGRFGWLTFGGNPFRESFDGYAEGAAPVPTWAPLAGEWQVAGGELIGRNSGTGGFLPTGIVTGDDTWKDYRVTVRFQVREYGGDHRDGVWIGFRYSDVGNCYSLNLSRKAAILNKAADGKTSNDFSWLARADWAGDSAWHTATITVQGNRIAVDMDGNRLLEAEDQDYLGVSPVAAGGICLSARRWENAAGNTVVAFDSVSLDLLD
- the ruvB gene encoding Holliday junction branch migration DNA helicase RuvB; translated protein: MSDDTGRQRIVTGQERGRDREEQANVRPQTLDEYDVGQRELIDQLRIAVSAARGRGDVLEHILFDGPPGLGKTTLAHIIANEMGVEMHRTSGPALERPGDLVGMLTNLRRGDVFFIDEIHRLPRVVEEFLYPAMEDFRIDFVVDSGPYAKTIPLTLEPFTLIGATTRAGLLTDPLRERFGILQHLDFYTVEQLEKIVTRAARIWQIPVEPEGARVLAERSRGTARVVNRLLRRVRDYAQIMADGVITGELAAEALSKMQVDELGLDELDRKYLRAIIEIYDGGPVGLGAIAATISQDEGTLEDVVEPYLLKIGFLLRTSRGRQAGYRAYEHLGIDRQPPPPPNGGQQSLGLDS
- the ruvC gene encoding crossover junction endodeoxyribonuclease RuvC — encoded protein: MRILGVDPGLNCTGYGVVDHWRGRTVMVEGGVIRTDASSSLEVRVATIAEGIEAVLADCRPDVMVVEQLYSKYAHPQTAILMGHARGVILLAGARRGLAVVDYAASMVKRSLTGHGRASKEQMGRMVARLLGLDEPPQPHDVTDALALCLCHCSPMRSVSGQDGLPDGIARALAQQGGRRP
- a CDS encoding alpha/beta fold hydrolase — translated: MGFRSAVPASSFLWALAAFAAWGAVSAADARVEPDIVGAGEPLSPESVRRQLLSAAVPYEPMPQWDGTPVLKALLEKGWALGAPLEATYRELSGPRGIACREVRFKSHDWGGKPVRIFGYYAYPKSRNGRVPGLLMVHGGGGYATLDRATEAAAQGYAALSIDLPGRGTLREGKSRSTGPAMTVHQLFTVKPDLRDNYIYNAVLAQLRAVSFLRTRPEVEPKRIGLIGVSWGGATGLITTSLDRRITCFVNIYGAGLLWDGSTWHEYLRKLPEGEFRLWEANFDPSRYVPDIRVPVLGVTGTNDNCYYLNRFLRTLRAIKPAPDLVLRPNLDHKIDDKARSSCFRWLGVKLKGDHAKAPPRLAAMKIEATTKGARVSVQAGGQVAVRGAEVCYGPVGDVGWTNREWRTVNGSPDRYATWWSADIPLPTQITYVFASVQFADGSLLSTPVHSVATAVIDSKKLALDVPFMYDGSFLVEAHALAGFIGGDVEVSPDGAVLLSRGDRQAHLNSHRLGDLCYVGLRDACEQLGGIVVFRDNKAQVSLPTLHNSPRPAGTRPPVNELSSAGA